The Desulfobacterales bacterium genome has a segment encoding these proteins:
- a CDS encoding ATP-binding cassette domain-containing protein, which yields MIYVEKLTKYYDDFCAVDAIDLTIEKGEILGLLGPNGAGKTTTMRMLTGYFNPSSGTIRVKDFTMADQSLEIKKLMGYLPESAPLYHGMLVYDYLNYVAKIRGLDAARKTERIRELAALCDMNEIMHRSIGELSKGLKQRVGLAHAMMNDPEILILDEPTSGLDPNQIVEIREIIRRIGKEKTILLSTHILSEAEATCDRIVIINQGKIVADGTADTLKDAGGKEPTIHISLRGAPEDSAISRFSSMDGVVNVNRVNGAESDGTVQLQITCRSDVDHRGAIYQAIKETDWVLLEFRQEAKTLETIFRELTKEN from the coding sequence ATGATTTATGTCGAAAAATTGACCAAGTATTATGATGATTTTTGTGCGGTGGACGCAATCGATCTGACCATTGAGAAAGGGGAAATCCTCGGTTTGTTGGGTCCCAACGGTGCCGGCAAAACCACCACCATGCGAATGCTTACCGGATATTTTAACCCCAGCTCCGGAACGATTCGTGTCAAGGATTTCACCATGGCGGACCAGTCTCTGGAGATCAAAAAGCTTATGGGGTATCTGCCCGAATCAGCGCCGCTCTATCACGGCATGCTGGTGTATGACTACCTGAACTACGTGGCGAAAATCAGGGGGCTTGACGCCGCTCGCAAAACCGAACGGATTCGGGAACTGGCAGCACTCTGCGATATGAACGAAATCATGCACCGAAGCATCGGCGAGCTATCCAAAGGGCTTAAGCAGCGCGTCGGTTTGGCGCACGCCATGATGAATGATCCGGAAATTCTCATTCTGGATGAACCCACCAGCGGTCTGGATCCGAATCAGATCGTGGAGATTCGAGAAATCATCCGGCGGATCGGCAAAGAGAAAACCATTTTGCTTTCCACCCATATTCTCAGTGAAGCCGAGGCGACCTGTGACCGGATCGTGATTATCAATCAGGGAAAAATCGTGGCCGACGGTACGGCCGACACCCTCAAGGACGCCGGCGGAAAAGAGCCCACGATTCATATTTCACTTCGAGGCGCCCCTGAAGATTCGGCCATATCAAGATTTTCGTCAATGGACGGCGTGGTGAACGTGAATCGGGTCAATGGGGCCGAATCCGACGGGACGGTTCAGCTTCAGATCACCTGTCGCAGCGATGTGGATCATCGGGGCGCCATCTATCAGGCCATCAAGGAGACCGACTGGGTGTTGCTCGAATTCCGGCAGGAAGCCAAAACCCTTGAAACCATATTCCGAGAACTGACCAAGGAGAACTAA
- a CDS encoding ABC transporter permease subunit, with protein sequence MRQVLHIFQKEFKDYFVSPIAYIVIFIFLLVTGWFFFITFFLYNQAELRNFFSLLPLSFSFFIPALTMRLFAEELSVGSYETLLTLPVTANDIILGKFLAGLAFVAAMLLPTLSYPIFISFLGDLDWGPVIGGYIGALLLGGGYCAIGLFASSLTRNQIVAFIIGMVICFALALLDQMLFFVPQKMLSIIAYIGAGYHFQNIAKGIVDMRDILYFMSVIVIGLYGTNLVLQEKK encoded by the coding sequence ATGCGGCAGGTGCTTCACATATTTCAAAAGGAGTTTAAAGATTATTTCGTCTCTCCCATTGCCTATATCGTGATTTTCATTTTTTTGCTGGTAACGGGATGGTTCTTTTTCATCACCTTTTTTCTGTATAACCAGGCGGAATTGAGAAATTTTTTCTCGCTGCTTCCCCTTTCCTTTTCATTTTTCATTCCGGCGCTCACCATGCGGCTCTTTGCTGAGGAGTTGAGTGTGGGCTCTTATGAAACCCTTCTGACCCTGCCGGTGACGGCCAATGATATTATTCTGGGAAAGTTTCTGGCCGGGCTCGCCTTTGTGGCGGCCATGCTTTTGCCGACCCTATCCTATCCTATCTTCATCTCCTTTCTCGGGGATCTTGACTGGGGGCCGGTGATCGGCGGCTATATCGGCGCCTTGCTGCTGGGCGGAGGCTATTGCGCCATCGGGCTCTTTGCGTCTTCATTGACAAGAAATCAGATCGTCGCCTTTATCATCGGCATGGTCATTTGCTTTGCCCTGGCGCTGTTGGATCAGATGCTGTTTTTCGTCCCTCAGAAGATGCTGAGCATTATCGCTTATATCGGCGCAGGTTATCACTTCCAGAATATCGCAAAAGGAATCGTTGATATGCGGGATATCCTGTACTTTATGAGTGTGATTGTCATTGGGCTTTACGGCACGAACCTGGTGCTGCAGGAGAAGAAATAA
- a CDS encoding Gldg family protein encodes MRTTNRSGKYVKFIIYLVVIVMVNLVGLTVFFRMDLTGSKIFSLSDVSKQVVSTLKEPLTVKVFFTKNLPAPHNNTERYLHDLLEEYALNANQFFSFEFYDVSPESETGNPAGEVNRQLAETYGINPVQIQQLEKDEVKFQRAYMGLVLIHGDMVEKIPTITTTEGLEYNLTSAMMKVNNKISALLNLKENVRIQLILSSSLMPVAPFMNVPDLPAVPQKLEEIVKKLNIKNYGRLEYARIDPTDAADQNALAKQYNIPVLQWPDMGEGKVAAGKGVIGLVMTHQEKSVTIPIFQVLRLPLIGNQYQLASLEEMEEMIDKNVETLVNINEEIGYLSDHGALPLGSPMPMGPQPPDALNAFSNVLTKNYSVHQVALKNKEIPRNVKCIVIARPTEAFTDWELYEIDQALMRGQNLAIFLEPFKEIKTQVPNAMGFGMSQRVTYEPLSTGLEKLLAHYGVGVRDAIVLDENCFIQQLSNEMGGGQQPIYFAPVIQNKNINKDFDFMQNIKGILAVKASPVELIEKRLSEGGIKATQIISSSEKSWEMKAPINLEPQYIAKPGADTHMDKKPLAYLLSGEFASYFADKPVPEKKTAADLDKEKNEEDLSATDEKKSDSEAAKIVGTAAKLTKGKPAKIFIAGSAELVRDDIIDPEGRGANAVFIMNMLDLLNDREGIAVMRSKTQGLNPLEETGAETKMSIKAFNIVGLPVLVALMGLLVWGVRHSRKKSIQAMFSRS; translated from the coding sequence ATGAGGACTACAAACAGATCCGGAAAATATGTCAAGTTCATTATATACCTGGTGGTGATCGTGATGGTGAACCTGGTGGGACTCACCGTGTTTTTCAGAATGGATCTCACGGGGAGCAAAATCTTTTCGCTATCCGATGTCAGCAAGCAGGTGGTTTCGACACTGAAAGAGCCCTTGACCGTCAAGGTGTTTTTTACCAAAAACCTGCCCGCCCCCCACAACAACACGGAACGGTACCTGCATGACTTGCTGGAAGAATACGCACTGAACGCCAATCAGTTTTTCAGCTTTGAATTTTATGATGTCAGCCCGGAATCGGAAACCGGAAATCCGGCCGGAGAAGTAAACCGCCAACTGGCGGAAACCTATGGCATCAATCCGGTGCAGATTCAGCAACTGGAAAAAGACGAGGTGAAGTTTCAACGGGCCTACATGGGATTGGTGCTCATTCACGGCGATATGGTGGAAAAAATTCCCACTATTACTACTACGGAGGGGCTTGAGTATAACCTGACATCCGCCATGATGAAGGTCAACAACAAGATCAGCGCCTTGCTGAATCTGAAGGAAAACGTTCGAATTCAACTGATTCTCTCCTCATCGTTGATGCCAGTGGCGCCGTTTATGAATGTACCGGACTTGCCGGCGGTGCCGCAAAAACTCGAAGAGATAGTTAAAAAGCTGAATATCAAAAATTATGGCCGTTTGGAATATGCCCGAATCGATCCGACCGATGCAGCGGACCAGAACGCGCTGGCCAAACAATATAATATTCCGGTACTTCAGTGGCCCGATATGGGGGAGGGCAAGGTGGCGGCCGGAAAGGGCGTTATCGGGCTGGTGATGACGCATCAGGAAAAATCGGTCACGATCCCCATTTTTCAAGTTCTTCGTTTGCCCCTCATCGGCAATCAGTACCAACTGGCAAGCCTTGAAGAGATGGAAGAGATGATCGACAAGAACGTTGAGACGCTTGTCAATATCAACGAGGAGATCGGTTATCTGTCGGACCATGGCGCCCTGCCCCTGGGCTCCCCCATGCCGATGGGCCCCCAGCCCCCGGATGCGTTGAACGCGTTCTCGAACGTGTTGACCAAGAATTATAGTGTCCATCAGGTGGCGCTAAAGAACAAGGAGATCCCCCGAAACGTTAAATGCATTGTGATCGCGCGGCCCACAGAGGCGTTCACGGATTGGGAACTTTACGAAATTGATCAGGCCCTGATGCGGGGTCAGAATCTGGCCATTTTCTTAGAGCCGTTTAAAGAAATAAAAACCCAGGTGCCCAACGCCATGGGGTTTGGAATGAGCCAGCGAGTTACTTACGAGCCGCTTAGCACGGGTCTGGAAAAACTGCTTGCCCACTATGGCGTCGGCGTTCGGGATGCCATCGTGCTGGATGAGAATTGCTTTATTCAGCAACTTTCCAACGAAATGGGCGGCGGGCAACAACCCATCTACTTTGCGCCGGTTATTCAAAACAAGAACATTAATAAAGACTTTGACTTTATGCAGAATATCAAGGGAATCCTCGCTGTTAAGGCTTCCCCCGTCGAACTGATTGAAAAGCGGTTGTCCGAAGGCGGCATCAAAGCGACGCAGATTATCTCGTCTTCCGAGAAGTCGTGGGAAATGAAGGCACCGATTAACCTGGAGCCCCAATACATCGCAAAGCCCGGCGCCGATACGCACATGGATAAAAAGCCGCTGGCCTATTTGCTTTCCGGCGAATTTGCCAGTTATTTTGCCGACAAACCGGTCCCTGAAAAAAAGACGGCAGCGGATTTGGACAAAGAAAAGAATGAGGAAGATCTTTCAGCAACGGACGAAAAAAAATCCGACTCCGAGGCGGCTAAAATCGTTGGGACGGCTGCCAAGCTAACCAAGGGAAAACCAGCCAAAATTTTCATCGCCGGTTCCGCCGAGCTCGTCCGGGATGACATTATCGATCCGGAAGGCCGGGGAGCCAACGCCGTGTTTATCATGAACATGCTCGATCTGTTGAATGATCGGGAAGGGATCGCGGTGATGCGCAGCAAGACACAGGGGCTGAACCCGCTGGAAGAAACCGGCGCCGAAACCAAGATGTCAATCAAGGCTTTTAATATTGTCGGATTGCCGGTTTTGGTGGCGCTCATGGGCCTGTTGGTCTGGGGGGTGCGCCATTCCAGGAAAAAATCGATTCAGGCGATGTTTAGCCGCTCATGA
- a CDS encoding DUF4340 domain-containing protein translates to MKKEYIILSMVIVLLAAYLVLHDSNRSRYELPTVPVAAEKELTKIEIKQADKTLTVTRKANDWTVGDQAWPADAQKVNAITAAISKLRLTALVSTAKVYERYDLTDDKKITVTAWVGDKVLLTFDIGKAADTYQHTFVMLPGDSNVYHAMNNFRKTFETSADDLRDKQVIAVSVAEIKDIKLASEGKTITLSRMEEPVAEEKKKSAETEKPADPAAGPAKDLEITEPRMQTVWKNESGESVDKAVVERFLSNFSDMKCESYLNDIKKEDLMAPIVDITLSGDKKSYAVSVFEKKDGKYSGVSSENAYPFQLREYVVDGINKEIKTLMGIKEPS, encoded by the coding sequence GTGAAAAAGGAATATATTATTCTCAGTATGGTCATTGTTCTGCTGGCAGCCTATCTGGTGTTGCATGATTCAAATCGCTCCCGGTATGAACTGCCGACAGTACCGGTGGCCGCTGAAAAGGAACTGACGAAAATAGAAATAAAACAAGCCGATAAGACGCTCACCGTGACGCGAAAGGCAAATGACTGGACAGTCGGCGACCAGGCATGGCCCGCAGATGCGCAGAAGGTAAACGCTATCACGGCCGCCATTTCCAAATTACGGCTGACGGCGCTGGTGTCCACAGCCAAGGTATATGAGCGTTACGATTTAACCGATGACAAGAAAATTACGGTGACGGCATGGGTTGGCGACAAAGTGCTTCTGACGTTTGACATCGGCAAAGCCGCCGATACCTATCAGCATACATTTGTCATGCTGCCGGGAGATTCCAATGTTTATCACGCTATGAATAACTTTAGAAAAACCTTTGAAACCAGTGCGGATGACTTGCGGGATAAGCAGGTCATTGCCGTTTCGGTTGCTGAGATAAAGGATATAAAGCTTGCAAGCGAGGGGAAAACAATTACCCTCTCTCGCATGGAAGAACCTGTGGCAGAAGAAAAAAAGAAATCCGCTGAAACAGAAAAACCGGCCGACCCGGCAGCCGGTCCGGCGAAAGATTTGGAAATAACCGAGCCCAGGATGCAAACTGTCTGGAAGAACGAATCCGGAGAAAGCGTGGATAAGGCGGTTGTTGAACGCTTCCTTTCCAATTTTTCCGACATGAAATGCGAGTCCTATCTCAATGATATCAAAAAAGAAGATCTGATGGCACCCATTGTCGACATTACCCTGAGCGGGGATAAAAAATCCTATGCCGTTTCCGTATTTGAGAAGAAAGACGGCAAATATTCCGGGGTTTCATCTGAAAACGCCTACCCGTTTCAGCTTCGGGAGTATGTCGTTGACGGCATCAATAAAGAGATAAAAACGCTGATGGGGATAAAGGAACCGTCCTGA